A genomic window from Pirellulales bacterium includes:
- a CDS encoding HEAT repeat domain-containing protein yields the protein MVVLSGTPAFLSAAPPQSGAVPRPPVKVRALRPSVPETPAAKAAQGQRRELRPEELVALLGHDSFDIRQRASAALSKLGSAAKPALLAGLESDDAEVRSRCRRVLAVVLEVDHREQLEAFAADREGKLKVDLPGWQRFKQLAGEDRGARSLFAEMHRYEPYLLEAVDDSSGAAQEMFLARCEQIQRGMIDPDPRVRQQATLGTVAALYFAASNPSLPVSDEVISYLHNFSYQPSFQQAMQQSAKRNDAYALRQVVGAWVSREGTASSYQNYMLALRYDLEEALPPALAALEQTEASSPVVQYALLVTGRFGDTSHLPIIEAHLDDTQICGVLQDGKGQFPMELRDLALAVAVHLAAQDHAEFGFSSVRRNHQMLFVLNTVGFHSAADRDAALAKWRAWRQSHRGETPISTSSAR from the coding sequence GTGGTCGTTCTTAGTGGAACTCCGGCCTTCCTCTCGGCCGCCCCCCCGCAGTCGGGCGCCGTGCCACGTCCGCCGGTAAAGGTGCGGGCGTTGCGTCCGTCGGTGCCGGAGACGCCGGCTGCCAAGGCCGCTCAGGGACAGCGCCGCGAGCTGCGTCCCGAGGAACTTGTGGCCCTCTTGGGGCACGACTCGTTCGATATCCGGCAGCGGGCGTCGGCGGCCCTTTCAAAGCTGGGTTCCGCGGCCAAGCCCGCCTTGCTGGCGGGCCTCGAGAGCGATGACGCCGAGGTGCGAAGCCGCTGCCGGCGGGTGCTGGCGGTCGTGCTCGAGGTCGACCATCGCGAGCAGCTCGAGGCGTTTGCCGCCGATCGCGAGGGCAAGTTGAAGGTCGACCTGCCCGGCTGGCAGCGTTTCAAGCAATTGGCCGGCGAGGATCGTGGCGCCCGGTCTCTCTTTGCCGAGATGCACCGTTACGAGCCCTATCTGCTCGAGGCGGTAGACGATAGCTCCGGGGCCGCGCAGGAAATGTTCCTCGCGCGGTGCGAGCAGATTCAGCGTGGCATGATCGATCCCGATCCGCGCGTTCGGCAGCAAGCGACGCTGGGGACGGTGGCGGCACTCTACTTCGCTGCCTCGAATCCGAGCTTGCCCGTTTCGGACGAGGTCATCTCCTACTTGCACAACTTCAGTTACCAGCCGAGCTTTCAGCAGGCAATGCAGCAGTCGGCCAAGCGCAACGACGCCTACGCTCTGCGCCAAGTGGTGGGGGCGTGGGTCTCGCGCGAGGGGACGGCGTCGAGCTATCAGAACTACATGCTCGCGCTGCGCTACGATCTCGAGGAAGCATTGCCGCCGGCCCTGGCCGCGCTCGAACAAACCGAAGCGTCGTCGCCGGTCGTGCAATACGCGCTACTGGTAACGGGACGTTTCGGCGATACGAGCCACCTGCCGATCATCGAAGCGCATCTCGACGACACGCAGATCTGCGGCGTGCTGCAGGATGGCAAGGGGCAGTTCCCTATGGAGCTGCGCGATCTGGCCTTGGCCGTGGCGGTCCACCTGGCGGCGCAAGATCACGCCGAGTTCGGCTTCTCGTCCGTGCGGCGGAATCATCAGATGCTCTTCGTGTTGAACACGGTGGGCTTCCACAGCGCGGCCGATCGCGACGCGGCGCTGGCCAAATGGCGCGCTTGGCGCCAATCGCATCGCGGCGAAACGCCCATATCCACCTCTTCCGCGCGGTGA